A stretch of DNA from Lotus japonicus ecotype B-129 chromosome 4, LjGifu_v1.2:
TATCAATTGATGGCAAGACCTACAAGTCATTTCTCAAAGGATGGAAGCACCCTGTCAAGACTACTCAAGAAGGAACCTTAACCACTGAACTGAAACCAGAAGAAGACTGGAataaggaggaagatgaagaagttgtTGCTAATTCAAAGGTTGtcaatgctatctttaatggcgTTGATAAGAATATGTTCAGGCTAATTCACGCTTGTATTGTTGCCAAAGATGCTTGGGAAATCCTCAAGGTTGCTCATGAGGGTACTGCTAGAGTTCGCATGTCAATACTTCAACTATTAACTACTCATTTGAGAACCTCAGGATGAAGGAGGATGAAACTATCTCTGAGTTTCACATGTGTGTACGTGACATGGAAAATGCATCCTTTGCCTTAGGAGAACATATGTCAGAGGAAAAACTCAGCCTAAGAAATTTGACATGAAAGTCACAGCTATTGAGGAGGCACAGGACATCAGTAGCATCAAGGTGGATGAACTTATTCGCTCGCTACAAACATTTGAAATGTCTTTCAATGATAGAACAGAGAAGAAGAGCAAGAGTATAACATTTGTGTCCAACACTGATGAGAATTATCAAAGTGAGAAAGACACTGAGGAGAATTTGACAGAGGCTTTAGCACTGCTTGGGAGAAAATTCAACAAAGTCATGAGGAGGTTTGATAGAAGACCTAGGCCAAATGGTTTAGACAAGCGGTCAGACATTGCCAAGAACTCTGGATAGGCTCACAAGAATAAGGAGGAAGACAAAtctaacaaaagcaaaggattTCAATGCCATGAATGTGAAGGTTATGGTCATATCAAAGCTGAATGTGAAACTTATCTGAAGAAGCAAAGGAAAGGAATGTTGGCAACTTGgtcagatgatgatgattctgaagatgaagatgagagTCAAGTACTGGGTTTGACAGTAAAATGCCATTCTAACAGTGAGTCTAGTGATGAAGAAATTTCAGAGGAAGAACTTGCTGAAACCTACAAGTTACttttcaagaaatggcaagaaGCTTGTGACTATGCAAAGAAGCTGGAAGGAACTGCCAAGGGACTTCAGAAGGAAAAACAAAGTTTCAAGACATCAATGATAACCTTCAGGAGGAATTATCAGTGATGAAATCCAGACTTGAAGGGATGGTAAAATCAGTACGTATGCTGAACAAGGGCACTGATACGTTTGACCAGATTCtgaaatcaggaaaaacagcCAAAGATATGAAGGGTCTGGGATATGAGAGTGACACCACACCAGAAGAAACCAAAAAGGCTACTCCTAAGTTTGTTGCTGCTGAAAAGAAAAGTGAATTCAAGATGTCGGACAACATGTGTACCCACAAATACCCTATGTGTATCCACAGGTTCAGAAGGCAAAAAGCACTGGCTGGAAATGTCATCATTGTGGTAGATATATATGGACACATAAGACCTTATTGCTACAGGTTGTCTGGATTTCCAAAAGGAAAATCTTCTCAGTTAATAACTCATGAAGCAAGAAAGAAAGAGTGGAAGGTTAAAAGCAACATGTCTACTTTATTTGCTTACACCTCTCTAAGAGTATCCTCTAAAGAGGATTGATATTTTGACAGTGGTTGTTTAAGACACATGACTGGAGTGAAGAGCTATCTTGGTGACATGAAGCCTCACTCTACCAGTTATGTTACCTTTGGTGATGGtgctaaaggaaaaataaagggaTCTGGAAAACTTGTCAGTAGTGGATCTCCTGAGTTGAATGATGTGTTCCTAGTTAAAGGTTTGGCAGCCAACCTGATCAGTATAAGTCAGCTATGTGATTTAGATCTCGATGTTACCTTTTGTAAAACTGGTTGCAAAGTATCTGATGAGAATGGTGAAGTGATAATGAGAGGAGCTAGATCAAAGGATAATTGTTATATGTGGATCTCTCAGTATAAATCCATGTCTTCAAGATGCTTGGTAACCAAGGAAGAGGAAGTTAAAATGTGGCACCAAAAACTTGGGCATCTGAATCTCAAGATCATGAAGAAGATCATCTCCAACGAAGCTATCAGAGGACTACCCAAACTAAAAATAGAAGAAGGGAgaatatgtggagaatgtcaggtTGGAAAGCAAACCAAGGTTTCACAAAAGAAGTTACAACTTGTGGCTACAAACAGGATTTTGGAActtcttcacatggatctcatgggacCAATGCAGGTAGAAAGCAttggaggaaaaaggtatgctTTTGTTTGTGTAGATGATTTCTCTAGATATACCTGGGGAAAGTTTATTGCAGAAAAATCAGACACATTTGATGTGTTCAAGGAACTAAGTCAACAACTTCAGAGGGAGAAGGGATCTAGAATTGTGAGAATTCGTAGTGATCATGGCAAAGAGTTTAAAAACAGCAGGTTTTCAGATTATTGCACTGATGAAGGGATTAGTCATGagttctcagctccaattacacctcaacaaaatggagtggtGGAATGGAAGAGTAGAACTCTGCAAGAATCAGCAAGAGTTATGTTGCATGCTAAAAGACTTCCAGATCATTTCTGGGTTGAAGCTATGAACACAACTTGCTACATTCACAATCGTGTTACCATCAAATTTGGAACTACATCAAATCAGTATGAGTTGTGGAAAGGAAGAAAGCCAACTGTGAATTACTTCCATGTCTTTGGTAGTAAATGTTACATTCTAGTTGATCGTGAGCAGAGAAGGAAAATGGATCCAAAGAGTGATGAAGATATTTTTCTGGGGTATTCTACAAAcaacaaagcttatagagtATACAACTCTCGTACCAAGATATTGATGGAATCTATAAATGTTGTGGTTGAAGACAACCTAGAAGACATGAAAATTGCAGAGGAGATTGTTGATGATCCTTTACCTCAGTCAGATGTTGACAGACCAAATGTCTCAGACATCTGGTCAGACAATGaatctgaagaagaaaatgaaagctTGACTCCTCAGAATAAAGGACCCTCTATTCGAATACAGAAGATTCATCCTAGGGAAAACATCATAGGGGATCTGAATGAAGGTGTCATTACTAGATCCAGAGAAGTCATCTCCAATGGGTGTTGCATTTCCAAAATTGATCCCAAGAACATCAAGGAGGCTTTGACAGATGATTagtggataaatgctatgcaagaggaaTTAGCTCAATACAAGAGGAATGAGGTTTGGAACTTAATTCCTAGGCCTGATGGGGTAAATGTCATAGGTaccaagtggattttcaagaacaaatcTGATGAGAATGATACTATTACCAGAAATAAGGCCAGATTGGTAGCTCAGGGATAcactcagattgaaggagtggactttgatgaaacttttgctccagtGGCTAGACTGGAATCAATCAGACTTTTGTTGGGAGTAGCATGCCTATTGAAGTTCAGACTGTttcaaatggatgttaaaagggatttcTTGAATGGGTATCTGAATGAAGAAGTGTACGTTGAACAACCAAAAGGTTACATTGATTCAACCTATCCAGaacatgtgtacaagttgaagAAGGCTctctatggattgaagcaaGCACCAAGGGCATGGTATGAAAGACTCACTGAATTCTTGACAAATAATGGGTACAACAAAGGTGGAATTGATAAGACTTTATTTGTGAAGAATGTCAAATGAAAGCTGATGATTGCTCAAATATATGTTAATGACATTGTTTTTTGAGGGATGTCAGACCACATCGTAGAACATTTTGTCAATCAAATGAAGTTTGAGTTTGAGATGAGCATGGTTGGTGAACTGAACTACTTCTTAAGGCTACAAGTGAAGCCGATGGAGGACTCAATTTTTATCTCTCAGAGCAAGTATGCAAAAAAGTTAGTTAAAAAGTTTAGTCTTGAAAGCGCAGCACACAAAAGAACTCCTGCATCAACTCATATCAAACTGACTAAAGATGAGAGTGGAGCTGATGTTGATGAAAGCATATACAAAAGTATGATTGGCAGTCTGCTATATCTCACTACTAGTAGACCAGACATTGCTTTTTCAGTTGGTGTGTGTGCTAGGTATCAAGCTGCACCTAAGGAGAGTCATCTCACTCAAGTAAAGAGGATTATAAAGTATATCAGTGGAACTATTGACTACGGTATCTTTTATGCTCACAACACTAATTCAAGTTTAATAAgatattgtgatgcagattgggcaggaaatgcagatgatagaaaaatCACTTCAAGAGGATGTTTCTTTCTTGGGAATAATCTCATATATTGGTTcagcaaaaagaaaaattttGTTTCATTATCTACTgttgaagctgaatatatagctgctggaagtgGATGTACTCAACTATTATGGATGAAGCATATGTTGAAAGAATACAATGTCGaacaagatgtcatgacattgtactgtgacaacATGAGTGCTATCAACATTTCAAAAAATCCAATCCAACATAGCagaaccaagcatattgacatttgtcatcactttattagagatttaGTTGAAGAGAAAATAATCATTTTTGAGCATGTGGAACCTGAGTTGTAGTTAGCAAATATTTTCAACAAGACATTGGATGTGGCTAAATTTGAGAATTTAAGAGGAAAATTAGGGATTTGCGTAATAACTTACTTATAGCAGTTATTGACACATGTCAAGGGCAACGACTATATTTCCTTCTATTTAATCTCCCTTGATCGCTTGTTGGAAGTTATCTATTCTCATTTCCTTGATCGTGCAAATGGAGATTACTCTCTCTCGCTCAAATCTCTAACCTCAAACGGTTATCTTCAAACTTCTTTTAATTTCTCCTACATCATGTCTCAAGAATCAGGAAAGAAGAATGTTGCTGGTCCCAAACCTGTCACAAATGTTCATGGTGTCAAGTTTCTTGGAATGAAGTCTTCATCGTCCACACCTTCTAGGGTGACTCGCTCCTCTGCTACAATTGCATCTCCAGAATCTTCTGGACCTGCCAAGAGGGCAAGAAGTATGAGAATCAAGCATGTTGCAACTAAGAAAGGAACTGGTAAAGCTTCTAATGCTCAGAACATTTCTGATGACTCCGTGCCTGACAACAATGTTGATGTTGGTCAAGAAGACGATGTTCCAAATGTTGAAGTAAACAAAGTGACAATGATGTTCTGGAGACCCTTGCTGATGCTGCAATAGCACCAGATGTTACACCACATGTCGAGTCTCAAGAAAAACACGGTTCTGCCACTGGTTCTGAAGAGAGATCTCATCCTCTGTGGAGGTCACTCCAAAGAAGAATCCTGAACCTTCTTCTagaaagggaaaggaaaaacaaactgtTGCTTCTAATGATGAGGAATCTCATGAGGTACTAATCACAAAGGTTGTTGTTCCTGCTAGTGTTGTGAAGAAGGTTGCTGTCTCTGCAAGCAAGAAGATTGCAGatggaaagaagaaaaagaaggaagGGTCATCTCTCAAGACCCCCAAGACGTCTAGAAGTTCTCAGGTCTAAGAgtgtgagaagaagaaaaagaaagaaaagaagaaagagaaggcTAAAGccactgctggaagaaaaagaaagcatgTCTCTGAATCTGACtctgactctgagtcagatgtcgTGCCAGATGTCCCATACATCTCAACCACTGCAAGGAAGAGAGTGAAAGGGAGGAGAATTCCTACCAATGTTCCTGATGCTCTAGTGGATAATGTGTCGCTCCACTCTGCAAATTTTGCACAGAGGTGGAAGTTTGTGGTTCATAGGAGGCTGGCTGTTGAAAGAGAACTTCATGAAGATGCCTTGGAACTCAAGGAGATTGTGGATCTGTTGACTGAAGTTGGCTTGATGAAGATTGTCAAGGATATTGGCAGGTGTTTTGACCAATTGGTCAGGGAGTTCATTCTGAATATCCACACTGACTGTGATGATGAGGACAATGCTGAGTACAAGAAGGACCACCCTTCTCAAGTAGGAAAAGCAACGTTACACAAAATCAAATTGCTACCAAAGTAGGAGACTCTCTATTGCACTCTATTTTAGCTAGATAATCTGATAATAAATTTTCTTCTCTATAGATATGAACTACTCCAACACAATCAAGCCATCCCACCCAACCTACAGCTAGCAAAAGAATCACTTTTGACCATAATATGTTTATGAGAAAACTGTTTCCAAAAGAGTAGTGCTTTCAAGATGACCTTCACTTCCACTTCgtaagcccaaagggctctcaATAAAAGACATTAAAGGCCAAGAATTTTCCAATCGTGATTCCTCAGCCCTACTCACTCGCATGGCCCAGCCTATATAAGGCCAAGAATAGCCTTATAACGGGCCATGCGAGTGAGAGAGAGTAGTCGAATGATCATCTAGGACTTGATCTTGCACCGCTCAAAATGCATGCAATATGACATAAAGCTTGGTTCTCTCTTCCATGAAGCATGAGAAAATCGTAAACATGTTAGTGAATAGAGAAATGATGAGAACATAGTTATATTGAAGGTATGGTGAAGAGAAATAGTAAATAATATAGTGGGTTAAGGGTTTTGCTGGTGAATAGTGAGAGCAGTGATGGTGGTTGGTGATTTAAAGAAAGATTAGATTTCTAACTCAATTAAATTTGAGATATCAATTAACAagaatatttttcattaatttcctattttttagaaatttacttatataaaataataaaatggaaCTATAATGAAGTGTAAATAAATCAATACtcaatttacttttttttttttttacaaatactCAATTTGCTCACAAGTacatttatgttttttatttttagaaaatatGTTAATAGCAATGGTAAGTTTTGACCTTGAGCTAGACGTCGTTATTGTTTTATAATTTAGGCAATCGAACTAACTATTAAGTTTCctatatttttctttaatttcgaGAAATTCATCAGGACAATCATTATTCTAAATGTAATTATTGCAGTTGCAAAAAGAGGATTTTCTCATGTCTATTATTTTCTCatatatggtttttttttgttacaaatggaACTACCTCATATATGTTACTTCAACATTAAATAATGCAAgttcaaaataaaaacattaaatagtgctaaattgttttataaaaaattgaattaaataatgctaaacaaagacaaaaacacaaataaataaaataattgcacttctataaaaaaaaaaaaaagcttatcAAATTCATgtgataaaataaaacgaaaaacCCATATGAATTGCACAAGTCACAATACTAGTGAGCAATAAAGTATAAAcgtaaaaaaaagtaaattataaataaaaaaaaaacataaaatataaattgaatttttttctatCAAAAACATTCATTTCCATCTGCTGAAATCTTccatgcctttttttttttgaattaataataaaaacagATAAACATATATGGTGTTCAAGAGTagcaaagaaaataaagaaaccTCAAAATTAAAGGTATATCCAAAACATATAGCGCATATCCATCAACGAAGCCTATCCGACATATTCGACAGTTCACTCAGCTTATATTCCGAAAGACTCAGTCTCAGGCACCATTCTATCAATAAGCTTAGCAtacttattttctttctttctaaattTCTTTAGATACTTCTCATGATATTTAGTTGCTACTTTGATAGTTTCTTCATTCCTCCTAAAGTCAGACTTCAATTCTTCAATCTGGGTCCAGATTGCTCTAGTTTCTGGAGGTAGATTCTTCTGGTTCACACAAGGGAAACATATAAATGGATCCCTAAAAATTAAATGATTAGTGAGTTttgaatgaaagaaaaaatcagTGACAAAAATCACACATAAGTAAATATGAAggttaaaagaaacaaaacaatcacAGAAATTCTAATATGTCATACATGGCAGTTTTTATAACATTATTTACAATATATATTTCAAATAACTGATGAAGTTAATAAAATTCCGACCAATAACAGGGAGAATCTTGTCATATGTCCGAGGGAGGGTATAATGAGATATACAAGACTTTCATCTTATAATAAAACGTATTGAAAATAGGGTGTTGTAATCGAGAGGGTTTTAAGAACACCGTTGTTACTTTTTATTCTTCCAATATGTTTCATCATAtatctcttctttttcatcaCTGACGTTTATATGGAGTAAATCAAGAGTAACAACAATGACCGGTAAActtagagaaaaataatgaacAGAAGACATTATTTCTCTCAAAAGAGGAATTTCAAAGATGACCATTTTTCCCTTCCAAATTTTAATTTGGTTTAAGAATTTGGGTTTGGGTATTAGACTTAGGGAGGCCgaactcaacccaaaagttagctcaagagttgaggttgttctaccctttataagcacttattcggccacatctctagccaatgtgggacttctaacacaccctctCACGCCTAGGGCTGAATATCTGAAGCTTGGAATTAACAtaaacgggtggcccaaatatgggaggtctccacaacaaatggatctaggataggctctgataccatattagaattaatGAATCTAGTATGGTATAATATGTGGAGAAAATGAGGTTATCTTCTATTTCATTCACGGCAGCGGCGCAAGGACACATGTTTTCCCTGGCGCACCGCATAGAGATCGCACCCTAAAGGGTTTCAACGAGTATGAGCTCACCTACTACTCTCTCACTCACAACAACACTCTTTCTCTCAATGGTCTGTCTTCTTTTCTCCATTTCTATATGGCAATGACAatgtcttcttttcttttttctaaagGGAAGTTAATTTACGCTTGAGTGTTAGAATATGCAAAAGATATCTCATAATATCTCTATCATATCATTAGAGTAGCTTATAATATCTTGGTCTTAGCTTAGAGTAATTAAGGCAGTTTAGATTATTTCGTAGATTGATGGgcttttacttatttaattaggattaaGAGTATTAATAAGTTTCCTAATTTAACAAAAATCAAAAGTCTACTCATTACTATAAATATGGGTAAGTAGTTTATCTTTTAATAAAGCAGTTGTTCATAATGTAAACCCTAGCGGACTTTCACTTCCACTTcccttctctcttcttttctcccTCATTCCTTTGCATTGTTTCTCtgaacatggtatcagagcatctATGATCAAGTGGTCTAGAGTGCGACCTTTGCCTTTTTCAGCACATGCTATGTGGGCATATGCATTGTCCACGCTTCACGCCCAAGTGGGCTCTTACGTGAAGAGATGTGtttgaaatataataaaaaattatgcaaAGTTATTCACCCAATAGCTTAAACTTTTTGGATAATTGGTTCCTAACAATACCAAAAAGTAGTAAAAAAGAGTTGTCTAAAAGACCCTAAACAAATTTGGTAACAATCACCCTAAGTTCTAGGTGGAccaatgatatttaagataTGTGGACCACCTAGGATTACCAATGGTCATTTGACAAGCcctaataaaaagaaaacagaGCCGAGTGAATATTGAAGATGAAACAGAGCGAGAAAGAGAGAATATAAATACCCAAAACCAAGTGAGTGAATTCCATTTTCCCTTATAATACCACCATCTAACGAAACAGCACCATCCTCTATAGAAGCACGGGCAGCTTCCATGCTCTTTTTTGTATTGTAAACTTGAAGCTTCTTGAAAAGGCTAAACAGCACTGTCTCCCGAAGCCCATGACCTGAAGCTGTCCTCGTCTGCAAGTGATTGATGTCGAGGTCAACCATATTAACTGCATAGCCCATGAAGCCTGGTGGAGTACTCCCATTTGGTAACCTAGGATTAGGCAACGCTAGCTTTCTCTGAGAGTCATTTTCTTGCAAATACCGCGTGTAAGGCCTGTCAAACCAATGCATGCACATCTCAAGGAACTAAAAAGCAGCAAGCCACAAGGCCTTATCATAAATATTtgataaaaatatatgaaaactTAATCATATAACAATTAAAATTACTGTCATGGCTCATTAAGCACCCTATTACCTTAATTCTTCAAAGCATATAACAAGGAAACGCTTGCTTATAGCTCTTCCAAGATCAGCTGCTTGAGCATGCAAAGCTTGCTCAGAATCGATTTCGCCATTTTGAATATAGTTCTGAAGAGAAGTTGCAGTGTCAAAAGATCTACAGATAACACCTAGCATTCTATCTTCACCAAGATACTCTGCCAACATTCTGCACATAAAAGATATAAATTCAGAAGTAAAATAGAGCCGAAATGCAAGAAATTCCTGTTTCatcttttatcttttctttggGAAGTAAAAGGGGGGTGGGGATTATACAAACCTACTAAGCTGAGGTCTCTGAACGGTACCCAGGAGGGCAACGACCCCAATAATATCTTCCATAAAAGGTTGCTTTTCTTGGGTAGAAAGATCACAAAACACAGAAGATGCCCAGTTTTCCACGCGTTTAATTCTGGTCACAACTTCATCTTTCGTAAACAAAGAGTCCATATTGCCCACTTGGTAATGTTGAACCATCTCTGTGAAAAATTAAAACAGACATAAATCAAATCATTTCTGTCAAACAACCACATATCCCAAAAGGGGTAAGGGCCACatcaatggttttatattatattctaatacgccccctcacgcaagagccatttgggcttgaagcgtggacgaatgcacaggcccacctaccatgtgcttaaattccactttttaattagaacgTGAGGGGAGCAAAGATCGAGCTCTAGACCGTTAAGTTATAGAggttctgataccatgtcaaacaaccacttatcccaaaagcttaagttgttgggtaaggtCCACATCGATGGTTTTATATTAAATTCtaacaatttatttattttgatcaATTTTTAGTTTAAGACGTTAACAGGAAAAAACTAGCATTCATAAATGCACAGTGGCATCAACAGATATAACTCAAGACATCAAGTACCaaaatttcatccaataaacatTATATTAAATACTCTATGCCCTATCTAGCTTTAATAACAACAGCTAAAaatagagagagaaaagaaCCCAGTAGTTTGAACATCTCTTGCTCAGCTTCGGCCTTTCCTTCATTATAAAGATTAAGACGCTTTTCAAGTTTAGCAATTTTCTCACCCAATCTGATGAGTTCACCAAGTTTCTGCAAACAACATGCACATGAAGACAGACGttttgaagaaaagaatttattgAAAGAGACTAAAAAGCGTAAACAAATAGTTTTCTGTAACCAAACAATGACTATGTAAGATGTATAAAAACAACCGCAAAACTTTCATACTTCACCTAAACATAAACCCAATCTCACACTATCACCTAAACATTTCAGGAGATAGTCCATGACTGACACTATTCAACAAGTTCAGTGTATCATGAATTACTACAATTCatgataaaaaaacacaaaggACATTCTTTATTCACAGATTAAACACTCATATCAaagaacaaagcagaattcaactTTGATACCTTGTCATCATTATCATTATTTACAACGGAAAGCATTAAGTTACATTCTTGGTTAAGTACTGGATCATCTTGCAGGAATATGATACTCTTATTGGGGGTTGGAGGTAGATCGAACTTCTTGTTTGGTGTTTTAAAAACAGGAACCTGCACACAAATCTTAACAGTTATTATTCGAAGCGAGGCCAAAAATAGGTAAAGACATAAATGATATAACCTGAACAATTAGACAGAGCTCTGAATATTGCGAATGAGCAGCTTCAAAGCAAAAAATCCCATCGTTCACTGGAATACGGATTAAAGGGACAGTACAGCGTCCATGCATAAAAGTGTAGCGAACAGATTCCTCTGCATTTAACAAGTCCGACTTAATTGTAAGCATATGAAACTGGCCATCTTTATCGCTGTGATGAATCTTTCTATCTACTTCTCCATCAGGATTGacaatttcaaaatcaatgTTTTCCAAGTGACCACCAGCAGCACAAAAATCAGGCACCTGAATTCATGTAATAACCATTGAAACAAACGGGAAAAAAAGCTATTTACACTTTTACAAAGGTGATGAAAAACCAACCCCTGATGCAATTCTCAAAATCCTTCTCACAGTTGAAAAATCCTGCTTGAccattgttttattttcaaACGTAATACATATGGACACTGCACCATGAAGCAAACAAATTAGACCATGAGGTGGAAATAAGAAAAATCGAAAACATTAAAACAACATAGTGAATCTGCATAAAATAGTTGTCAAGACAAGTCTTCACagctttcaaaaaagaaaacaacttACAACAATGTAGAAGATTTAAAAGTTAGAGGGAATAATGAAAGTTACTAAGGGCAGCCAATTAAGACCAGTAGCTTAGCTGATATCAAAACTAAATAGTACGTACCATTTTCTCCATAACCTGCTGTCAATTTCAGTAGACCActaagattaattcttccttctTCATCCACCTGTATATAAGAATTTTGATAGACCAATTATATCTCATAAGATTAAATCTAAGGGTTCCCAAGTCCCAACTAAGCTCGGTTACCAAAACAGTTAACATAGTTCTGACAGAGTCCTAACAgtgtaaaataattaaataaaaagaaggaaaaaggatAATCAGTGTCATTATATTGATACGATGatataaacatatatacatgtttaTCACAGTACACCATAGTTGGTACAAAAGCATTACCTGGTGCACTGTACCTAAATGATTCAGTAGGATGAATCCAGTCAGAGTAATAGTAACCTCCAATCCTTTAGGAACATGGTTTCCATAACTATCAAACATCTGAATGATACACATCAATATGTCAGCCAGAAATTACCATTAATGCAATTCCGAATAATACATAAAAATTACAATAACTAAAAGCTTCTGATTAACTCTTCAAGgagattaaaaataaataaacaaccaattttatacaaaaaaaaacgtATGAACTCAAGGTCCACTTGATTGTTTGCATGGTATGAACTCAAGATCCCCttgaataagcgcttattccATAAGCTATGAGTCCAACATTAATAGTAAGCCATCAAAACCATTTGTTGGGTTGCCTTATTGACTTTTTACAGTAGAATAATCACTATTAATGGCTGTGATGACTTACTGGACCATCTAAAGTAAACTATCTTACTTTAGAGGAGCTAAATCCAAACATGTTAAATATATAGAAATTCAGATACCAATCAAAAAGATACACTATGAAACTCTTAACACAAGATTTCAATATTGTTGTCTATAGATTGCTGTCACATAGCGACCCTTGGACACTACAGGTTTTCCAGAGGGTTTAGTTTTTAGTAGCTGTCACGGCAGctatagaaaaagaaaatgtagcGGTGTGGCATCTGATGGGACTTGTGAAAACTAAGAAATTCCCCTCAACTGATAATGTTAGGCTTTTTTTACTTTAGAATTAATCCAAAAAAGGCCCTGTTTGAGAAAACCCTCACTCCTTTGTGCTTTTCATCCTTTCGCCATCCAAGTAGACCGACCAATCGGGCGACCAAACTGTTGACCTGCTAAGGCTTTCATCAGCTCATACTCCAACATGAAAGTGCTGATTGTCTGCCTGCTGTCTTAGCTCTTGATCTTGAAACAAATGTTTACAAGTTGCAACTTAAGAATCACCCTATCTCCAGCCACTAGATCAAGTGGTTTTTGCTGCATATTGCTTGTTTGCTTCATCTACTCACCATGAAAAGCAATACTGTTTCGTAGAACCAAACATATGATGAGCCCAAAAGATCTTTTGTGATAGAAATAGTGGTCTCAGCACTGAAAATCAACACTATTTcatgagacccaagttttaaaggATACATCGAATGATGCCTCAAGATCTGTTCTTGCCTCATTGTACAGGTCCAAGTCTTGGCGGGGCTTCGTGACATTTTACCTTGGTTATACTTTGTTTGTTTGAGGTGATTTTAGATGGAGAGAGGTTTCTAACATTGTTAGGTAGA
This window harbors:
- the LOC130712908 gene encoding uncharacterized protein LOC130712908 produces the protein MSQESGKKNVAGPKPVTNVHGVKFLGMKSSSSTPSRVTRSSATIASPESSGPAKRARSMRIKHVATKKGTGKASNAQNISDDSVPDNNVDVGQEDDVPNVEVTPKKNPEPSSRKGKEKQTVASNDEESHEVLITKVVVPASVVKKVAVSASKKIADGKKKKKEGSSLKTPKTSRNVVPDVPYISTTARKRVKGRRIPTNVPDALVDNVSLHSANFAQRWKFVVHRRLAVERELHEDALELKEIVDLLTEVGLMKIVKDIGRCFDQLVREFILNIHTDCDDEDNAEYKKDHPSQVGKATLHKIKLLPK